A section of the Salminus brasiliensis chromosome 10, fSalBra1.hap2, whole genome shotgun sequence genome encodes:
- the LOC140564102 gene encoding peptidase M20 domain-containing protein 2-like codes for MASPSRTEAQRLKQDVCVCIDECREKLHGLSQGIWSRPELAFKEKQSHDLLVGFFSEAGGWTVEPNFILETAFRATWCRSGHEHLRPVNVGFLCEYDALPGLGHACGHNLIAEVGVGAALGLKGALETHTDVPVKITVLGTPAEEDGGGKIDLIQGGAFADMDVVFMAHPSQEDKSFSPCISITDCTVKYHGKASHAAAYPWEGVNALDAAVLAYSNLSVLRQQLKPDCRLHGIITHGGTKPNIIPDYTEMWYYIRTPLLKDLSDLRAKVEACFNSAALATGCQVEIIFANRAYSNILQNLTLEKLYEENGRSVGIQFNDDSSNFSGSTDFGNVSFVVPGIHPFFYIGTEALNHTPEYAEAAGSEKAQEYTLRTAKALAMTAADVLLDPALLKQVNEEFIVAKQTQE; via the exons ATGGCATCACCGAGTAGGACTGAAGCACAGAGACTGAAGCAGGACGTCTGCGTCTGTATTGATGAGTGCAGAGAGAAGCTGCATGGGTTAAGCCAGGGCATCTGGAGCCGTCCGGAGCTGGCCTTTAAGGAAAAGCAGAGCCATGACTTGCTTGTCGGTTTCTTTTCTGAGGCAGGCGGCTGGACTGTTGAGCCTAACTTCATTTTAGAGACCGCTTTCCGGGCGACATGGTGTCGCAGTGGCCATGAACACCTCAGGCCCGTAAATGTTGGCTTCTTGTGCGAATACGACGCCCTGCCTGGTCTGGGTCACGCGTGCGGCCATAATCTCATCGCAGAGGTTGGTGTAGGGGCAGCACTCGGCCTGAAGGGGGCGCTGGAGACCCACACAGACGTTCCCGTAAAG ATAACAGTGCTGGGGACCCCTGCTGAAGAAGATGGAGGAGGCAAGATAGACCTGATCCAGGGTGGAGCTTTTGCTGACATGGATGTTGTGTTCATGGCTCATCCTTCCCAGGAAGACAAATCCTTCAGTCCCTGCATTTCCATCACAGA CTGCACTGTAAAGTACCATGGGAAAGCCTCTCATGCTGCTGCTTATCCGTGGGAGGGTGTGAATGCGCTGGACGCTGCTGTGCTTGCTTACAGCAACTTGTCCGTGCTGAGACAGCAGCTGAAGCCAGACTGCAGACTACACG GCATTATTACGCACGGTGGAACAAAGCCTAACATTATTCCAGACTACACCGAGATGTGGTATTATATACGCACTCCGCTGCTCAAAGACCTTTCTGACCTCAGAGCTAAAGTTGAGGCGTGCTTTAACTCCGCTGCCTTGGCAACCGGCTGTCAA GTGGAAATAATATTTGCCAACCGGGCCTATTCCAATATCCTACAAAATCTCACCTTGGAAAAACTCTATGAAGAGAATGGCAGATCTGTAGGCATACAGTTTAATGATGATTCCAGCAATTtctctg gcTCTACAGACTTTGGCAATGTGTCCTTTGTTGTCCCTGGTATACATCCTTTCTTTTACATTGGCACTGAAGCACTGAACCACACACCTGAGTATGCAGAAGCTGCAG GCTCAGAGAAAGCACAGGAATACACACTGCGGACAGCCAAAGCTCTAGCCATGACGGCTGCTGACGTGCTTCTGGACCCAGCCCTGCTCAAGCAGGTCAATGAAGAGTTCATAGTGGCCAAACAAACACAAGAGTAA
- the fam98b gene encoding protein FAM98B isoform X1: MESDILDGLDQVGYTGPLDNEKALLTACEDGFPSREYVGLCRWLAAELSQHCDLESQESETSDVNVLTEEAEAEMHHFGKLLKELACPYKGLVSGLLDREVKNKKDHQKIVLFLVSELQSAQIVASKTGTNTKTEKQITPLQDLQAICKTLKLSEPDQQQIPDLFSSIENQVNALFKKLPEKHVGKSVLKHPLNSEQWRQLEKINRLLSADYECRRRMLIKRLDVTVQSFSWSDRAKAKTDMMAKAYQPKRHSLTLKSSLSLAHLLAAREDICNVVKTSSGASREKTACAVNKVLMGRVPDRGGRPSEIQAPPPEMPPWQKRQDGGGRGGGGFRGGGRGGYGGGGHRGGGYGSGGHGGGGYGGGGGSKGGWGRGGGGRDHWGKGGYYR, translated from the exons ATGGAGAGTGATATACTTGATGGCTTGGATCAAGTCGG ATACACCGGGCCCCTAGATAACGAGAAAGCCCTTTTAACAGCGTGTGAAGACGGATTTCCCTCTCGTGAGTATGTAGGGCTGTGCAGGTGGCTGGCAGCTGAACTGAGCCAGCATTGTGATCTGGAGAGTCAGGAGTCAGAAACATCAG ATGTGAATGTTTTGACAGAGGAGGCTGAGGCAGAGATGCATCACTTCGGCAAGCTGCTCAAAGAGCTGGCCTGTCCATATAAAGGACTTGTTTCAGGATTACTGGACAGAGAAGTGAAGAACAAAAAGGACCATCAGAAAATTGTGT tgtttctggTCTCGGAACTTCAGTCTGCACAGATTGTGGCCAGCAAGACTGGGACCAACACAAAAACTGAGAAACAGATCACACCATTGCAAGATCTACAAGCGATTTGCAAAACGCTAAAACTGTCAGAACCAGACCAGCAACAGATTCCAGACTTGTTTTCTTCAATAGAAAACCAG GTAAATGCTTTGTTCAAGAAACTACCTGAGAAGCATGTTGGAAAATCAGTACTGAAGCACCCTCTTAACAGTGAGCAATGG AGGCAGCTGGAGAAAATAAACCGGCTTCTTTCTGCAGACTACGAGTGTCGCCGGCGCATGTTGATCAAACGCCTGGATGTCACTGTGCAGTCTTTCAGCTGGTCTGACAGAGCCAAG GCAAAAACTGACATGATGGCCAAGGCCTATCAGCCAAAGAGACACTCGCTGACACTAAAGTCATCATTGAGCCTTGCTCATCTGCTGGCAGCACGAGAAGATATCTGCAACGTGGTAAAGACGAGCAGTGGCGCTAGCAGAGAGAAGACTGCCTGTGCTGTAAACAAA GTGCTCATGGGAAGGGTCCCTGATCGGGGTGGAAGACCTTCAGAGATTCAAGCTCCTCCCCCTGAGATGCCACCATGGCAGAAAAGACAGGATGGAGGAGGACGAGGTGGAGGTGGattcagaggaggaggaagaggaggatatGGAGGTGGTGGGCACAGGGGTGGAGGTTATGGAAGTGGTGGACATGGGGGTGGAGGAtatgggggtggtggtggatcAAAAGGTGGTTGGGGCAGAGGAGGCGGAGGACGTGATCACTGGGGAAAAGGAGGCTATTATCGGTGA
- the fam98b gene encoding protein FAM98B isoform X2 produces the protein MESDILDGLDQVGYTGPLDNEKALLTACEDGFPSREYVGLCRWLAAELSQHCDLESQESETSEEAEAEMHHFGKLLKELACPYKGLVSGLLDREVKNKKDHQKIVLFLVSELQSAQIVASKTGTNTKTEKQITPLQDLQAICKTLKLSEPDQQQIPDLFSSIENQVNALFKKLPEKHVGKSVLKHPLNSEQWRQLEKINRLLSADYECRRRMLIKRLDVTVQSFSWSDRAKAKTDMMAKAYQPKRHSLTLKSSLSLAHLLAAREDICNVVKTSSGASREKTACAVNKVLMGRVPDRGGRPSEIQAPPPEMPPWQKRQDGGGRGGGGFRGGGRGGYGGGGHRGGGYGSGGHGGGGYGGGGGSKGGWGRGGGGRDHWGKGGYYR, from the exons ATGGAGAGTGATATACTTGATGGCTTGGATCAAGTCGG ATACACCGGGCCCCTAGATAACGAGAAAGCCCTTTTAACAGCGTGTGAAGACGGATTTCCCTCTCGTGAGTATGTAGGGCTGTGCAGGTGGCTGGCAGCTGAACTGAGCCAGCATTGTGATCTGGAGAGTCAGGAGTCAGAAACATCAG AGGAGGCTGAGGCAGAGATGCATCACTTCGGCAAGCTGCTCAAAGAGCTGGCCTGTCCATATAAAGGACTTGTTTCAGGATTACTGGACAGAGAAGTGAAGAACAAAAAGGACCATCAGAAAATTGTGT tgtttctggTCTCGGAACTTCAGTCTGCACAGATTGTGGCCAGCAAGACTGGGACCAACACAAAAACTGAGAAACAGATCACACCATTGCAAGATCTACAAGCGATTTGCAAAACGCTAAAACTGTCAGAACCAGACCAGCAACAGATTCCAGACTTGTTTTCTTCAATAGAAAACCAG GTAAATGCTTTGTTCAAGAAACTACCTGAGAAGCATGTTGGAAAATCAGTACTGAAGCACCCTCTTAACAGTGAGCAATGG AGGCAGCTGGAGAAAATAAACCGGCTTCTTTCTGCAGACTACGAGTGTCGCCGGCGCATGTTGATCAAACGCCTGGATGTCACTGTGCAGTCTTTCAGCTGGTCTGACAGAGCCAAG GCAAAAACTGACATGATGGCCAAGGCCTATCAGCCAAAGAGACACTCGCTGACACTAAAGTCATCATTGAGCCTTGCTCATCTGCTGGCAGCACGAGAAGATATCTGCAACGTGGTAAAGACGAGCAGTGGCGCTAGCAGAGAGAAGACTGCCTGTGCTGTAAACAAA GTGCTCATGGGAAGGGTCCCTGATCGGGGTGGAAGACCTTCAGAGATTCAAGCTCCTCCCCCTGAGATGCCACCATGGCAGAAAAGACAGGATGGAGGAGGACGAGGTGGAGGTGGattcagaggaggaggaagaggaggatatGGAGGTGGTGGGCACAGGGGTGGAGGTTATGGAAGTGGTGGACATGGGGGTGGAGGAtatgggggtggtggtggatcAAAAGGTGGTTGGGGCAGAGGAGGCGGAGGACGTGATCACTGGGGAAAAGGAGGCTATTATCGGTGA
- the spred1 gene encoding sprouty-related, EVH1 domain-containing protein 1: MSEESANPNNDDSYARVRAVVMTRDDSSGGWLPLGGGGLSCVSVHKVSRPDTDSSSGVDFLIQGERLKDKSVVLECNIKRDLVYNKVTPIFHHWRIDNKKFGLTFQSPADARAFDRGIRRAMEDIKQGCPVYSDSDTPEDGLQVNQDPPSICTPMREPFSPHGGVVSTEPFRGCYVRAQPFDEFPSPNRRYLPPQVSFNTTRHVSFHMDDEEVVRINPRKDVLIRGYEDYRHPVGWKRDMERDDGDFSTTFSKLDNKKTDYLFPEGPETHPGGKDSIKTQQPSPLLKSKKSRRRREDGERSRCIYCREMFNHEDNWRGQCQDAPDPIKQCIYKVSCMLCAESMLYHCMSDSEGDFSDPCSCDTSEEQFCLRWLALLGLSLIAPCMCCYPPLRACHHCGEACHCCGGKHKAAG, from the exons TGACAGTTATGCGCGTGTGAGAGCAGTGGTCATGACTCGGGATGACTCCAGTGGCGGATGGCTGCCTCTGGGAGGTGGAGGCCTCAGCTGTGTGTCAGTCCACAAAGTCAGCCGGCCAGACACGGACAGCTCCAGCGGCGTGGATTTCCTCATCCAGGGGGAGCGTCTCAAAGACAAATCG GTTGTGCTGGAGTGCAACATAAAGAGGGACCTAGTCTACAACAAAGTCACCCCTATCTTCCACCACTGGAGGATTGACAACAAGAAGTTTGGACTGACTTTCCAGAGTCCAGCTGATGCTAGGGCTTTTGACCGGGGGATACGGCGGGCCATGGAGGACATTAAGCAAG GCTGTCCGGTGTACAGTGACTCAGACACTCCGGAAGATGGATTACAG GTTAACCAGGATCCCCCTTCCATCTGCACACCCATGAGGGAGCCCTTCTCCCCCCATGGCGGAGTGGTGTCCACGGAGCCGTTCCGTGGCTGTTACGTGCGTGCTCAGCCCTTCGATGAGTTCCCCAGCCCCAACCGCCGCTATCTGCCCCCCCAG GTCTCCTTTAACACCACGCGTCACGTAAGCTTTCACATGGATGACGAGGAGGTGGTTCGCATTAACCCGCGCAAGGACGTTCTAATCCGAGGCTATGAGGACTACCGTCATCCTGTCGGGTGGAAGCGGGACATGGAGCGAGACGACGGGGATTTCTCCACCACCTTTTCCAAGCTAGACAACAAGAAAACTGATTACTTGTTTCCGGAAGGCCCGGAAACTCACCCAGGCGGGAAGGACTCCATTAAAACCCAACAGCCCTCGCCTCTCCTCAAGTCCAAGAAGTCGCGGAGACGCAGAGAGGATGGCGAGCGGTCGCGCTGCATCTACTGTCGCGAGATGTTCAACCATGAGGATAACTGGCGGGGTCAGTGCCAGGACGCGCCAGACCCCATAAAGCAGTGCATCTACAAGGTCAGCTGCATGCTCTGTGCCGAGAGCATGCTCTACCACTGCATGTCTGACTCTGAGGGCGACTTCTCGGACCCGTGCTCTTGCGACACCAGCGAAGAGCAATTCTGCTTGCGCTGGCTGGCCCTGCTGGGTCTGTCCCTCATCGCGCCGTGCATGTGTTGCTACCCTCCCCTGCGGGCCTGCCACCACTGCGGAGAGGCCTGCCACTGCTGCGGAGGGAAGCACAAGGCCGCCGGATGA